In one window of Streptomyces sp. FXJ1.172 DNA:
- a CDS encoding VOC family protein, which translates to MSASVHASLLAQPPRRGSGPLRPADRALRVLIFYRDVLGLPVLAQWRGHQGYDGIVLGLPGTPVHMELLQHGAPPRIPDPHPENQLVLYLRGPEAVAVVARRLTEHGHSPVPSANPYWPQHGAVLFEDPDGWLVVLAPWVFGEEPPPAG; encoded by the coding sequence ATGTCAGCATCGGTACATGCATCACTCCTGGCCCAGCCACCTCGACGTGGGAGCGGTCCGCTTCGCCCGGCCGACCGCGCATTACGAGTCCTGATCTTCTACCGGGACGTCCTCGGCCTGCCGGTACTCGCTCAGTGGCGCGGCCACCAGGGCTACGACGGCATCGTCCTCGGGCTGCCGGGCACACCGGTGCACATGGAGCTGTTGCAGCACGGCGCGCCGCCCCGCATCCCCGACCCGCACCCGGAGAACCAGCTGGTGCTCTATCTGCGTGGCCCCGAGGCCGTCGCCGTCGTCGCCCGGCGGCTCACCGAGCACGGGCACAGCCCCGTCCCCTCCGCGAATCCCTACTGGCCGCAGCACGGCGCCGTTCTCTTCGAGGACCCGGACGGCTGGCTGGTCGTCCTGGCGCCCTGGGTCTTCGGCGAAGAGCCCCCACCGGCCGGCTGA
- the grpE gene encoding nucleotide exchange factor GrpE encodes MDKGRVRTRDPAQLQRLLEERTADLQRVKAEYDNYRKRVRRDRIAVREIAVTNVLRALLPVLDSVDRACVHEPVTTGLKDIADTLRTQVGALGLEAFGKEGDPFDPACHDAVTHHISPGADQLICTKILRPGYRLGPGLLRPAHVEVTGPPPPALNPLGRDRPRSGGASGSGCPGLTRAGHGDRRG; translated from the coding sequence ATGGACAAGGGCCGGGTGCGGACCAGGGACCCCGCCCAGCTGCAGCGTCTGCTGGAGGAGCGCACGGCCGACCTGCAGCGGGTGAAGGCCGAGTACGACAACTACCGCAAGCGGGTGCGCCGCGACCGCATCGCCGTACGTGAGATCGCCGTCACCAACGTCCTGCGTGCCCTGCTGCCCGTCCTGGACTCCGTCGACCGCGCCTGCGTGCACGAACCCGTGACGACGGGCCTGAAGGACATCGCCGACACCCTGCGGACCCAGGTGGGCGCTCTGGGACTTGAGGCGTTCGGGAAGGAGGGCGACCCCTTCGACCCCGCGTGCCACGACGCCGTCACCCATCACATCTCCCCCGGCGCCGACCAGCTGATCTGCACGAAGATCCTGCGCCCCGGCTACCGGCTCGGTCCCGGGCTGCTCCGTCCGGCCCATGTGGAGGTCACCGGGCCGCCGCCACCCGCGCTGAACCCGCTCGGCCGTGATCGGCCCCGATCCGGCGGGGCGAGCGGCAGCGGCTGTCCCGGCCTCACGCGCGCAGGGCACGGTGACCGGCGCGGGTGA
- the dnaK gene encoding molecular chaperone DnaK: MARPVGIDLGTTNSVVSVLEGGEPTVVTNAEGARTTPSVVAFAKNGEVLVGEVAKRQAVTNVDRTARSVKRYMGHHSWHFPQHGDVDGKRYTAQEISARVLQKLKRDAEAHLGEDVTDAVVTVPAYFDDAQRQATKEAGEIAGLNVLRIINEPTAAALAYGLDKENDQTVLVFDLGGGTFDVSLLEIGEGVIEVKATNGDTHLGGDDWDQRVVDHLVTTFKNNYGIDLAKDKMAVQRLREAAERAKVELSSSTETNINLPYITASPEGPLHLDEKLSRAQFQQLTSDLLDRCKAPFHNAVKDAGIKVSDIDHVILVGGSTRMPAVTDLVRQLTGKDPHKGVNPDEVVAVGASLQAGVLKGEVKDILLLDVTPLSLGIETKGGIMTKLIERNTTIPTRRSEIFTTAEDNQPSVSVQVYQGEREIAAYNKKLGMFELTGIAPAPRGVPQIEVAFDIDANGIMHVSAKDLGTGKEQKMTVTGGSALPKDDIDRMVREAEQHAEEDRRRREDAETRNQAEQLVYSTEKLIRDNPEKIPADAKTETESALTELKEKLKGEDTAAIRQAMERAAEAAQKIGTAMYERSRTEGQAASGAGPSSGASAAASSDEEVVDAEIVDDDKPEAG; this comes from the coding sequence ATGGCGCGTCCAGTCGGCATAGACCTGGGAACGACGAACTCCGTGGTCTCGGTCCTCGAAGGCGGCGAGCCCACCGTCGTCACCAACGCGGAAGGGGCCCGGACGACACCCTCGGTCGTGGCCTTCGCGAAGAACGGCGAGGTGCTGGTCGGAGAGGTCGCCAAGCGGCAGGCGGTCACCAACGTCGACCGCACCGCACGTTCCGTGAAGCGGTACATGGGCCATCACAGCTGGCATTTCCCCCAGCACGGTGACGTCGACGGCAAGCGCTACACGGCGCAGGAGATCTCCGCACGCGTGCTGCAGAAGCTCAAGCGGGACGCGGAGGCGCACCTGGGCGAGGACGTCACCGACGCGGTGGTCACCGTCCCCGCCTACTTCGACGACGCCCAGCGGCAGGCGACCAAGGAGGCCGGGGAGATCGCCGGCCTGAACGTGCTGCGGATCATCAACGAGCCGACGGCGGCGGCGCTGGCGTACGGGCTGGACAAGGAGAACGACCAGACGGTCCTCGTCTTCGACCTGGGCGGCGGCACCTTCGACGTGTCCCTGCTGGAGATCGGCGAGGGCGTCATCGAGGTCAAGGCCACCAACGGCGACACACACCTCGGCGGCGACGACTGGGACCAGCGCGTCGTCGACCACCTGGTCACGACCTTCAAGAACAACTACGGCATCGATCTCGCCAAGGACAAGATGGCCGTCCAGCGGCTGAGGGAGGCCGCGGAGCGGGCCAAGGTCGAGCTGTCCAGCTCGACGGAGACGAACATCAACCTCCCCTACATCACGGCCTCCCCGGAGGGCCCGCTGCACCTGGACGAGAAACTCAGCCGCGCCCAGTTCCAGCAGCTGACGTCGGACCTGCTGGACCGCTGCAAGGCTCCGTTCCACAACGCGGTCAAGGACGCCGGGATCAAGGTGTCCGACATCGACCACGTCATCCTGGTCGGCGGTTCGACCCGTATGCCCGCGGTCACGGACCTGGTGCGGCAGCTGACCGGCAAGGACCCGCACAAGGGCGTGAACCCGGACGAGGTGGTGGCCGTCGGCGCCTCGCTCCAGGCCGGTGTCCTCAAGGGCGAGGTCAAGGACATCCTGCTGCTGGACGTCACTCCGCTGTCCCTGGGCATCGAGACCAAGGGCGGCATCATGACCAAGCTGATCGAGCGCAACACCACGATACCGACCCGCCGTTCGGAGATCTTCACCACCGCCGAGGACAACCAGCCCTCGGTGAGCGTGCAGGTCTACCAGGGCGAGCGGGAGATCGCCGCGTACAACAAGAAGCTCGGCATGTTCGAGCTGACGGGCATCGCGCCCGCGCCGCGCGGTGTCCCGCAGATCGAGGTCGCCTTCGACATCGACGCCAACGGCATCATGCACGTCTCCGCCAAGGACCTCGGCACCGGCAAGGAACAGAAGATGACCGTCACCGGCGGCTCGGCGCTGCCCAAGGACGACATCGACCGGATGGTCCGCGAGGCGGAGCAGCACGCGGAGGAGGACCGCAGGCGCCGGGAGGACGCGGAGACCCGTAACCAGGCCGAACAGCTCGTCTACTCCACCGAGAAGCTCATCAGGGACAACCCCGAGAAGATCCCGGCGGACGCGAAGACCGAGACGGAGAGCGCGCTCACCGAGTTGAAGGAGAAGCTGAAGGGCGAGGACACGGCCGCGATCCGGCAGGCCATGGAGCGTGCGGCCGAGGCGGCGCAGAAGATCGGCACGGCGATGTACGAGAGGTCCCGCACGGAGGGGCAGGCGGCCTCCGGTGCGGGCCCGTCGTCGGGCGCCTCCGCCGCCGCCTCCTCGGACGAAGAGGTGGTGGACGCCGAGATCGTCGACGACGACAAGCCGGAGGCGGGCTGA